A segment of the Streptomyces sp. NBC_00376 genome:
CCGGACGTCGGGTACGTCTTGTGCCCGGAAATCTGCAGGACGGGTTCGCCGTCGACCTCGCCGAGGGTGTTCACCGTCGGCCCGGGAGACATCTCCGAATACGGCACTTTGATCAGCACGCCTGCGCAGAGCAGCGCGATGAGGATCAGGGTGGAGGCGAGCATCGTCGCGGTGCGGCGTGGCATGGAACGACAGTACGGGAAGGGTCTGTCAGTGCACCGTCGGGGCCGGTCCGTACGGGGCGGGGAGCCGGGCGCGGGCTGCGCCGGAGGGCGTCGGCAGTCGGAGCCGCGATACGGATTGGCAACTGCGTACGCGCGAGAAGTTGTCAGGCGACATCGGAACCGGAGTGCGGCTTTTCCATCGCCTCACGGAACCTGGCATAGCCGGCGAGTTCGGAGACATCGCCGGTCGTTCGATTACGGGCGGCCCAGCTTCCCCATATCGCAGCGCCGAGCGCAGCGAAAAGCGGAATCAGCAACCAGGCAAGTGCTGCCATTACGACCTCCCTACCCCATGAGCGACCGCAACTGACCGATCAGCAGATTAACCGTCTGGACAACCAACGCTCACGGCAGGGGTGGGGTTACGCAAATCGGTCCGGACGGCCTCCTGGCCGACTTGCGCTCAGCAGGCTCCGACCCATTCCTCGGTGCCGTCCGAGAAACGCTGGTGCTTCCAGATCGGGACCTCGTGCTTGAGGTCGTCGATCAGCTGCCTGCAGGCCGCGAACGCCTCGGCACGGTGCGGGCAGGAGACGGCGACGACCACCGCGAGATCCCCCACTTGGAGGTCACCCACCCGGTGGACCGCGGCCAGCGCCCGGACCGGGAAGTTCGCGACGACCTTCTCGGCCACCCGGCGCATCTCGTCCTGCGCCGAGGGGTGGCAGGAGTACCCGAGCGCGCCGACGTCCTGACCGCCGTCGTGGTTGCGCACCGTGCCGACGAACAGCGCCGTGCCGCCC
Coding sequences within it:
- a CDS encoding molybdenum cofactor biosynthesis protein MoaE codes for the protein MAPTYDHPGERTADDPVRLLEIRDTPLSVDEVFRAVGDDAAGGTALFVGTVRNHDGGQDVGALGYSCHPSAQDEMRRVAEKVVANFPVRALAAVHRVGDLQVGDLAVVVAVSCPHRAEAFAACRQLIDDLKHEVPIWKHQRFSDGTEEWVGAC